The following proteins are encoded in a genomic region of Leifsonia psychrotolerans:
- a CDS encoding threonine aldolase family protein — protein sequence MTQLHDLSSRGFASDNYSGIHPEILDAIVAANGAHQIAYGEDAYTARLQEVFAHHFGEGVEAFPVFNGTGANVLGLQSMLPRWGAVICSATAHINTDEGGAPERVGGLKLLPIETPDGKLTPELIDQEAWGWGDEHRAQPLVVSITQTTELGTAYTPDEVRAIADHAHARGMTLHMDGARISNAAASLGVPLRAFTRDAGVDVLSFGGTKNGLMLGECIVVLNPAASTGLKYLRKLNMQLSSKMRFVSAQFIALLDGDLWLRNASHANAMAHRLRGALETGIAEGAIEGVSFTQATESNAIFAILPAGVADRLRESFRFYDWNPATGEVRWMCGFDTTEADIDAFIVALTRELAHH from the coding sequence GTGACCCAACTCCACGACCTTTCCTCCCGCGGTTTCGCCTCTGACAACTACTCGGGCATCCATCCCGAGATTCTCGACGCGATTGTGGCCGCCAATGGCGCCCACCAGATCGCCTATGGCGAAGATGCCTACACGGCCCGCCTGCAGGAGGTTTTCGCCCACCACTTCGGCGAGGGCGTCGAAGCGTTCCCGGTCTTCAACGGCACCGGCGCGAACGTGCTGGGCCTGCAGTCGATGCTGCCCCGCTGGGGCGCAGTGATCTGCTCGGCCACCGCACACATCAACACCGATGAGGGCGGCGCCCCCGAACGCGTCGGCGGCCTCAAACTGCTGCCGATCGAGACGCCCGACGGCAAGCTCACGCCCGAACTGATCGACCAGGAAGCCTGGGGCTGGGGCGATGAGCACCGCGCCCAGCCGCTCGTCGTGTCGATCACGCAGACCACCGAGCTCGGCACCGCGTACACGCCGGACGAGGTGCGCGCCATCGCCGACCACGCTCATGCGCGCGGCATGACCCTGCACATGGACGGCGCCCGTATCTCGAACGCGGCGGCCTCCCTCGGCGTACCGCTGCGCGCCTTCACGCGCGACGCCGGCGTCGACGTGTTGAGCTTCGGCGGCACGAAGAACGGGCTCATGCTCGGCGAGTGCATCGTGGTGCTGAACCCCGCGGCATCCACCGGCCTGAAATACCTGCGCAAGCTCAACATGCAACTCTCGTCGAAGATGCGCTTCGTCTCGGCCCAGTTCATCGCCCTGCTGGACGGCGACCTCTGGCTGCGCAACGCCTCACACGCCAACGCCATGGCCCACCGCCTGCGCGGCGCCCTCGAGACCGGCATTGCCGAGGGTGCGATCGAGGGAGTGTCGTTCACGCAGGCCACCGAGTCCAACGCGATCTTCGCCATTCTGCCCGCCGGTGTTGCCGATCGCTTACGCGAGTCGTTCCGCTTCTACGACTGGAACCCGGCCACGGGCGAGGTGCGCTGGATGTGCGGCTTCGACACCACGGAAGCCGACATCGACGCGTTCATCGTCGCACTCACCCGGGAACTTGCCCACCACTGA
- a CDS encoding ABC transporter permease: MSIDTASQSARETAPRTGIRRTHPAPSFGQSVSLVAGREILARVRSKAFLISTGILLLLSVGSVVVGGIVGANPTLPKVAVVGTAAEVVAGSPTLEAVAVDSVDAAKKLVRDGTVSAAVVPSTDTASALDVSVIALDSPPGDVLQALSVTPEVELLQPADQNGFLVYLVAIGFGLIFFVSAMTFGSIIAQSVVEEKQTRVVEILMSTIPVRALLAGKILGNSIMAFGQIVVIGVLVSIGMIVTGQRVLLADVGPSIAWFAVFFAFGFVLLAALYAATASLVSRQEDVGSVTSPVMMLVMLPYILVILFNDNPLVLGIMSYVPFSAPVGMPLRLFTGSAEWWEPLLSLAILITTTAIVIVIGSRIYSNSLLRMGARVSLREALRG; this comes from the coding sequence ATGAGCATCGACACCGCGTCACAATCCGCGCGTGAGACCGCGCCTCGCACCGGCATCCGGCGCACTCACCCGGCACCCTCGTTCGGCCAGAGCGTCTCACTTGTCGCAGGACGTGAGATTCTCGCCCGAGTGCGCAGCAAGGCGTTCCTGATTTCCACCGGAATCCTGCTGCTGCTCTCGGTCGGTTCGGTCGTGGTCGGCGGCATCGTCGGTGCGAACCCGACGCTGCCCAAGGTTGCCGTGGTCGGCACGGCAGCCGAGGTCGTGGCCGGGTCGCCCACCCTCGAAGCGGTCGCCGTCGACAGTGTCGACGCTGCGAAGAAGCTGGTGCGCGACGGCACGGTCTCGGCGGCAGTCGTTCCGTCGACCGACACCGCGTCGGCCCTCGATGTGTCGGTGATCGCCTTGGACTCCCCTCCTGGCGACGTGCTTCAAGCGCTGAGCGTGACCCCCGAAGTCGAGTTGCTTCAGCCCGCCGACCAGAACGGTTTTCTGGTCTATCTGGTCGCCATCGGATTTGGTCTGATCTTCTTCGTCTCGGCCATGACGTTCGGCTCGATCATCGCGCAGAGCGTTGTTGAAGAGAAGCAGACCCGAGTGGTCGAGATTCTGATGTCGACGATTCCAGTGCGCGCCCTGCTGGCCGGCAAGATCCTCGGCAACAGCATCATGGCGTTCGGGCAGATCGTCGTGATCGGGGTACTCGTCTCGATCGGCATGATCGTCACGGGGCAGCGGGTGCTCCTGGCCGACGTCGGACCCTCCATCGCCTGGTTCGCGGTTTTCTTCGCCTTCGGCTTCGTTCTTCTCGCGGCACTCTACGCGGCGACCGCCTCGCTGGTCTCCCGTCAGGAAGACGTCGGCTCGGTCACCTCCCCGGTGATGATGCTCGTGATGCTGCCCTACATTCTGGTCATCCTGTTCAACGACAACCCCCTGGTGCTTGGCATCATGTCGTACGTGCCGTTCTCGGCTCCGGTCGGCATGCCGCTGCGCCTCTTCACCGGCAGCGCCGAATGGTGGGAGCCGCTGCTCTCGCTCGCCATCCTGATCACGACGACCGCGATCGTGATCGTGATCGGCTCACGCATCTACTCGAACTCGCTGCTGCGCATGGGCGCCCGGGTGAGTCTGCGCGAAGCGCTGCGCGGGTAG
- a CDS encoding ABC transporter ATP-binding protein: MLEIRNVNKHYGSRQVLHDVSFTVGDGRMTGFVGGNGAGKTTTMRIILGVLSPDAGPASGEVVLDGVPLTAGDRRRFGYMPEERGLYPKMKVAEQLVYLARLHGLSPADARRNTADLLVRLGLDERAGDAVEALSLGNQQRAQIAAALVHDPEFLVLDEPFSGLDPMAVDVVQSVLTDYAAGGAPVLFSSHQLDIVERLCDDLVIIAAGEIRASGPRDELRERFSTPRFEIHTDADAGWIREVPGISVIEFDGGFAVFEADTDAASQHVLHQALTRGAVHSFSPQRPSLATIFKEVVR, from the coding sequence ATGCTCGAGATCAGAAACGTCAACAAGCACTACGGCAGCCGCCAGGTGCTGCACGACGTGAGCTTCACCGTCGGCGACGGTCGGATGACCGGCTTCGTCGGCGGCAATGGAGCCGGCAAGACCACGACCATGCGCATCATTCTCGGCGTGCTCTCCCCGGATGCCGGCCCCGCGTCGGGCGAGGTTGTGCTCGACGGCGTTCCGCTCACCGCCGGCGACCGCCGCCGGTTCGGCTACATGCCCGAAGAACGCGGCCTCTACCCCAAAATGAAAGTCGCCGAACAGCTGGTCTACCTGGCCCGCCTGCACGGGCTCAGCCCGGCCGATGCCCGCCGCAACACCGCCGATCTGCTCGTGCGGCTCGGCCTCGATGAGCGCGCCGGCGACGCCGTCGAAGCGCTCTCACTCGGCAACCAGCAGCGCGCCCAAATCGCCGCGGCCCTCGTGCACGACCCGGAATTCTTGGTGCTCGACGAGCCGTTCTCCGGCCTCGACCCGATGGCTGTCGACGTTGTGCAGAGCGTGCTCACCGACTACGCCGCCGGCGGCGCGCCCGTGCTCTTTTCGTCGCACCAACTCGACATCGTCGAGCGTCTCTGCGACGACCTCGTCATCATCGCGGCCGGCGAAATCCGCGCCAGCGGCCCCCGCGACGAGTTGCGTGAACGCTTCAGCACCCCCCGGTTCGAGATTCACACCGACGCCGACGCCGGCTGGATCCGCGAGGTTCCCGGCATCAGCGTGATCGAGTTCGACGGCGGTTTCGCCGTCTTCGAGGCCGACACGGATGCCGCCAGCCAACACGTTCTGCACCAGGCCCTCACCCGCGGCGCGGTCCACTCGTTCAGCCCGCAACGCCCGTCGCTCGCCACAATTTTCAAGGAGGTCGTGCGATGA
- a CDS encoding AAA family ATPase, which yields MDDQHTGQNTDRETDASPDASPDASPDASPDANAAFIETFRRFMDELINAPRPVTVMRTPLGEVVQAHLAADVATLPLVTEDVPPHRLIDADIALDELAATSGSDLDLAHLIGVTGGQQRESSSFPELLSNPFFQYAPGPVDYVTSATGPDSERRVVSFGLRLFTIGGQPIAVLQRGPKPEFGRNTARLEILATDPAGSALLLTELRRLMLLRSVLRGHVLTFSGNEYGYGAAGADFLPRPQVSAADVILAPGTLDAVVRHVVGIGEHRDALRKAGQHLKRGVLLYGPPGSGKTLTVRHLLSVTAGTTAVVLTGNSIQFITQAAELARAMQPAIVVLEDVDLIAGDRDLSSMPQPLLFAMLDALDGLDGDADVAFVLTTNRVDVLERALADRPGRVDLAVEIPIPDTATRERLFALYAAGLPLSPAAVAVAARQAEGVTGSFAKELMRRTVLLGAEAGREPTDADLAEALGSLLSSREHLTRRLLGHHPAPDPADRADQSDPDPTGRLDG from the coding sequence ATGGACGATCAGCACACCGGCCAGAACACCGATCGGGAGACCGACGCGAGCCCCGACGCGAGCCCCGACGCAAGCCCCGACGCAAGCCCCGACGCGAACGCCGCATTCATCGAGACGTTTCGCCGGTTCATGGATGAGCTGATCAACGCCCCTCGGCCGGTTACGGTCATGCGCACCCCGCTGGGCGAGGTCGTTCAGGCCCACCTGGCGGCGGACGTGGCCACCCTGCCGCTCGTCACCGAGGACGTGCCGCCGCACCGCCTCATCGACGCCGATATCGCCCTCGACGAGCTAGCCGCGACATCCGGTTCGGACCTGGACCTCGCCCACCTGATTGGCGTCACCGGCGGCCAGCAGCGTGAAAGCTCCTCGTTTCCGGAGCTGCTCAGCAACCCGTTCTTTCAGTACGCCCCGGGGCCGGTCGACTATGTCACGAGCGCGACCGGGCCCGATTCCGAACGTCGTGTCGTGTCGTTTGGGTTGCGCCTTTTCACCATCGGCGGGCAACCGATCGCCGTGCTGCAGCGCGGCCCGAAGCCCGAGTTCGGCCGCAACACGGCCCGACTCGAGATCCTCGCCACGGATCCCGCTGGCTCGGCGCTCCTCCTCACCGAGTTACGGCGTCTGATGCTTCTGCGCAGCGTTCTGCGCGGGCACGTACTCACCTTCAGCGGCAACGAATACGGCTACGGGGCCGCCGGCGCCGATTTTCTCCCGCGCCCGCAGGTCTCGGCCGCCGACGTGATCCTGGCCCCCGGAACCCTCGACGCCGTGGTGCGACATGTGGTCGGCATCGGCGAACACCGGGACGCCCTGCGCAAAGCCGGCCAGCACCTGAAGCGCGGCGTTCTGCTCTATGGGCCGCCGGGATCGGGCAAAACACTGACCGTTCGGCATCTGCTCAGCGTTACCGCTGGCACAACGGCCGTCGTGCTGACCGGCAACAGCATCCAATTCATCACCCAGGCCGCCGAGCTCGCCCGCGCCATGCAGCCGGCCATCGTGGTGCTCGAAGACGTCGACCTGATCGCCGGAGATCGTGACCTGAGCAGCATGCCGCAACCGCTGCTGTTCGCGATGCTCGACGCGCTCGACGGTCTCGACGGCGATGCGGATGTCGCCTTCGTGCTCACCACGAACCGAGTCGACGTGCTGGAACGCGCGCTGGCCGACCGCCCCGGCCGCGTCGACCTCGCCGTCGAGATTCCCATCCCCGATACGGCGACCCGGGAGCGCCTGTTCGCCCTCTATGCAGCGGGGCTGCCCCTGTCGCCCGCTGCCGTCGCCGTCGCCGCCCGCCAGGCCGAGGGGGTCACCGGTTCCTTCGCCAAGGAGCTCATGCGGCGCACGGTGCTCCTCGGGGCCGAAGCCGGTCGCGAGCCGACGGATGCCGATCTCGCCGAGGCGCTCGGCTCGTTGCTGTCGAGCCGGGAGCATCTCACCCGCCGACTCCTCGGTCATCATCCGGCGCCCGATCCCGCTGACCGGGCCGATCAGTCCGACCCGGATCCGACCGGCCGCCTCGACGGGTAG
- a CDS encoding aldose 1-epimerase family protein — protein MTTPLSGTQFELVFGDYTARIASVGATLRSLTHQGRDLVVPFDADEVRPAFRGATLAPWPNRVVDGRYTVDGVTHQLSLSEPERGHALHGLASWLDFIPLEESADSVTLAATIEPQTGYPFRLQLRVIFTLSAEGLRQTVMARNTGNVPAPYGAGPHPYLIAGEGRVDDWTLTLPAAQVLLVTEDRLIPISLTDVATEADGALDFRTPRVIGETFIDHAFTELTRDGEGTAEVRLTAPSGTGVSMSWSTGCTWVQVHTADQPTRKASRRGLAVEPMTCPPDAFNSGTDLIMLNPGQLASVGWSIAAL, from the coding sequence ATGACCACTCCGCTCTCCGGCACCCAGTTCGAGCTCGTTTTCGGCGATTACACCGCCCGCATCGCCAGCGTGGGCGCGACCTTGCGCAGCCTCACGCACCAGGGCCGCGACCTGGTCGTGCCGTTCGACGCCGACGAGGTGCGCCCGGCATTCCGCGGCGCGACGCTCGCCCCCTGGCCGAACCGGGTCGTCGACGGGCGCTACACGGTTGACGGCGTCACCCACCAGCTCAGCCTCAGCGAACCCGAGCGCGGCCACGCCCTGCACGGCCTGGCGAGCTGGCTCGACTTCATCCCCCTCGAAGAGTCGGCCGACAGCGTCACACTCGCCGCGACCATCGAGCCGCAGACCGGCTACCCATTCCGCCTGCAGTTGCGCGTGATCTTCACACTCAGCGCCGAGGGCCTGCGCCAGACCGTGATGGCTCGCAACACAGGCAACGTGCCTGCACCGTATGGTGCCGGCCCGCATCCGTACCTCATCGCCGGCGAGGGCCGCGTCGACGACTGGACGTTGACCCTTCCCGCCGCACAGGTGCTCCTCGTGACCGAGGATCGACTGATTCCGATCAGCCTGACGGATGTCGCCACCGAGGCCGACGGGGCGCTCGACTTTCGCACGCCGCGCGTGATCGGCGAGACGTTCATCGACCACGCGTTCACCGAGCTGACCCGCGACGGGGAGGGCACAGCCGAGGTGCGCCTGACGGCTCCGTCGGGAACCGGCGTCTCGATGAGCTGGAGCACCGGCTGCACATGGGTGCAGGTGCACACGGCCGATCAGCCGACACGCAAGGCCAGCCGTCGCGGCCTGGCCGTCGAACCGATGACCTGCCCGCCCGACGCGTTCAACTCGGGCACCGACCTGATCATGCTGAACCCGGGCCAGCTGGCCTCGGTGGGCTGGAGCATCGCCGCGCTGTAG
- a CDS encoding helix-turn-helix domain-containing protein — MGDDGPTGVHCRLDELLAARSMTLTELGERVGMSIVNLSILKNDRARAIRFSTLVAICDVLECEVGELLVRSPPER, encoded by the coding sequence GTGGGCGACGACGGTCCCACCGGCGTGCACTGTCGTCTCGACGAACTGCTCGCCGCGCGATCGATGACGCTCACCGAGCTCGGCGAGCGCGTGGGCATGAGCATCGTGAACCTCTCCATTTTGAAGAACGACCGGGCCCGCGCCATCCGTTTCTCAACGCTCGTCGCGATCTGCGATGTGCTCGAGTGCGAGGTCGGCGAGCTGCTGGTGCGCAGCCCTCCGGAGCGGTGA
- a CDS encoding response regulator transcription factor, which yields MIDLPIRVLLVDDQALVRAGFRTILESEPGIEVVGEAGDGQAGIDAARALNPDVICMDVQMPGVDGLTATREIVADSGIRSAVLVLTTFNREDYLFEALAHGASGFLLKNATPEALIEAVQVLARGDALLAPDVTRRVIEKFSGVHGAGPHPPAAPASATAPAPAPAPNTAPVESVATVDSAPADSAAQALAELTDREAEVLNLLALGLANAEIAGRLYLGEATVKTHVSKVLLKLGLRDRVQAVVFAYEHGVVTPGATA from the coding sequence ATGATCGACCTGCCCATTCGCGTTCTTCTGGTGGACGACCAGGCACTCGTGCGCGCCGGATTCCGCACGATCCTCGAGTCAGAGCCGGGTATCGAGGTCGTCGGTGAGGCCGGCGATGGGCAGGCCGGAATCGATGCGGCCCGCGCCCTCAACCCTGATGTGATCTGCATGGACGTGCAGATGCCCGGCGTCGACGGGCTCACTGCGACTCGGGAGATCGTCGCGGATTCCGGCATCCGTTCGGCGGTACTCGTGCTGACCACGTTCAACCGCGAGGACTATCTCTTCGAGGCGCTGGCGCACGGCGCGAGCGGGTTTCTGTTGAAGAACGCGACTCCCGAGGCCTTGATCGAGGCCGTGCAGGTGCTCGCGCGCGGCGATGCGCTGCTGGCCCCGGATGTGACGCGGCGCGTGATCGAGAAGTTCTCCGGCGTACACGGGGCCGGCCCTCACCCCCCGGCGGCGCCGGCATCGGCAACTGCACCTGCACCTGCACCTGCACCAAACACGGCACCGGTTGAGTCCGTCGCGACGGTCGATTCCGCGCCGGCCGATTCCGCGGCCCAGGCACTTGCCGAACTGACCGACCGCGAGGCCGAAGTGCTCAACCTGCTCGCGCTCGGTCTCGCGAACGCCGAGATCGCCGGCCGCCTCTACCTGGGCGAGGCGACGGTCAAGACTCACGTGTCGAAGGTGCTGCTGAAACTCGGCCTGCGCGATCGCGTGCAGGCCGTCGTCTTCGCCTATGAGCACGGTGTCGTGACTCCGGGGGCCACTGCCTAG
- a CDS encoding sensor histidine kinase, producing the protein MADRPRPLVRALPLATDPRRRDARYRGSMTVAADLADPLAEGWRRPRPGASAFRSDAWAAFVLAAGTALSVSLSRGAGFYDESPVWLVALWVAGLTVPLAFRRRWPEAVAVIVAVVFSVGSMLGAVDLLFSNICLYLAIYTIGAWGRNRALARWVRLALVAGMFVWLFWALLVQANQATTLPELSRDGAFSPYAAWGLLQVLINLLYFGAAYYFGETAWQAARRSAALDARTHELGAERERVAAQAVALERVRIARELHDVVAHHVSVMGVQAGAARRILNRDSIAAEHTLAQIEQSARSAVEELGTMLVALRSEDATTAATGSADTTRFVASESTSTRGIEQLEQLADASRQAGLPVSVRVIGSVRPVPGTINLSVYRIAQEALTNARKHAGAGASVDLRLRYEADAVELEVADDGVGPRAGAGAHSGAGVASGTATTPGHGQRGMRERVAAVGGELQLGARPRGGYLVRARFPTPALPSPDDSPFDTSPDTSPETSPLERA; encoded by the coding sequence GTGGCCGACCGGCCACGCCCCCTTGTGCGTGCGCTCCCCCTCGCGACGGATCCGCGCCGCCGCGACGCCCGCTACCGTGGAAGCATGACCGTCGCCGCCGACCTCGCCGATCCACTCGCCGAAGGCTGGCGCCGGCCCCGGCCCGGCGCATCCGCCTTTCGATCCGACGCCTGGGCCGCATTCGTGCTGGCCGCCGGCACCGCGCTCAGCGTGAGCCTGTCGCGTGGAGCCGGTTTCTACGACGAATCGCCCGTCTGGCTGGTTGCGCTCTGGGTCGCGGGCCTCACCGTTCCGCTGGCCTTTCGACGGCGCTGGCCGGAGGCCGTCGCGGTCATCGTTGCCGTCGTGTTCAGCGTGGGCAGCATGCTGGGCGCCGTCGATCTGTTGTTCTCGAATATCTGCCTCTACCTGGCGATTTACACGATCGGAGCGTGGGGCCGCAATCGCGCCCTCGCCCGCTGGGTGCGCCTCGCTCTCGTCGCCGGAATGTTCGTCTGGCTGTTCTGGGCACTGCTCGTTCAGGCCAATCAGGCCACGACGCTGCCCGAGCTCTCCCGCGACGGCGCCTTCTCGCCGTATGCCGCGTGGGGCCTTTTGCAGGTTCTGATCAACCTTCTCTACTTCGGCGCCGCGTACTATTTCGGCGAGACGGCGTGGCAGGCCGCGCGCCGCTCCGCAGCCCTCGACGCCCGCACGCACGAACTCGGTGCCGAACGCGAGCGGGTCGCGGCGCAGGCCGTCGCCCTCGAACGGGTGCGGATCGCCCGCGAGCTTCACGATGTGGTGGCCCACCACGTCTCGGTCATGGGCGTGCAGGCCGGCGCGGCGCGGCGCATCCTGAACCGTGATTCGATTGCAGCCGAGCACACGCTCGCCCAGATCGAGCAGAGCGCCCGCAGTGCCGTCGAGGAGTTGGGCACCATGCTGGTGGCCTTGCGCTCCGAGGACGCGACCACGGCTGCAACGGGCAGCGCCGACACCACACGCTTTGTGGCCAGTGAGAGCACGAGCACGCGCGGCATCGAACAGCTTGAACAGCTTGCCGATGCCAGCCGCCAAGCCGGTCTGCCCGTGTCAGTGCGTGTCATCGGCTCCGTCCGCCCTGTGCCCGGCACGATCAACCTCAGCGTGTACCGCATCGCCCAGGAGGCTCTCACAAACGCGCGCAAGCACGCCGGGGCCGGGGCCTCGGTCGACCTCCGTCTGCGCTACGAAGCGGATGCCGTCGAGCTCGAGGTCGCCGACGACGGCGTGGGCCCGCGGGCAGGTGCGGGGGCGCACTCGGGGGCGGGAGTCGCATCGGGAACGGCAACGACACCGGGTCATGGTCAGCGCGGCATGCGCGAACGAGTCGCGGCCGTCGGCGGGGAGCTCCAGCTCGGCGCCCGCCCGCGCGGCGGCTACCTTGTGCGGGCGCGCTTCCCGACACCGGCGCTGCCCTCGCCGGACGACTCACCGTTTGACACCTCACCCGACACTTCACCCGAGACCTCCCCTCTGGAGCGTGCATGA
- a CDS encoding carboxypeptidase regulatory-like domain-containing protein: MTQSPLSRVRRATALVLGLALVGGITLVAAPAQAMPLTYTVSGNAYRTSGYGPYGISVSIDATHTATTDVNGEFVIADVANGTYDVTFSATDFAPQVQSVTVLDANVSMDPVQLVLLPQLAAGTVTLTGTPTVGATLTAVATGWPAGATLHYSWGAVGPHARHSNDLDVPDAPTLLVTDAMMGKRIWVQVDASLDGFSHSTGYFITAPPKLPTAAPIDGNAADLAEFLTQFGGVSQSQESTGLPAGALNPSKNYTANVTLAGDDLWADVYLYPSGTIVGTFPVINGVVQVELSAEVLSSLGAGVHTLVVTGQFFDAATSVDITIAAVLAETGFNGLVPAGTAALVLLLGAALLVARRRHSTTA, translated from the coding sequence GTGACACAATCCCCTCTCTCCCGTGTGCGCCGAGCGACCGCGCTCGTTCTCGGCCTGGCCCTCGTCGGGGGGATCACCCTCGTGGCCGCCCCCGCACAGGCAATGCCTCTCACTTACACGGTTTCTGGCAACGCCTACCGGACGAGTGGCTACGGTCCCTACGGCATCTCCGTCAGCATCGACGCGACCCACACCGCCACGACGGACGTCAACGGAGAATTCGTCATCGCTGACGTGGCCAACGGCACCTACGACGTCACCTTCTCGGCGACCGACTTTGCTCCCCAGGTGCAGAGCGTCACCGTTCTCGACGCCAACGTGTCGATGGATCCCGTGCAGCTCGTACTCCTGCCGCAACTGGCCGCCGGAACCGTCACCCTGACCGGCACTCCCACCGTTGGCGCGACGCTGACCGCCGTTGCCACCGGCTGGCCTGCGGGCGCGACCCTGCACTACTCCTGGGGAGCGGTGGGCCCTCACGCCCGCCACTCTAATGACCTCGACGTGCCGGATGCCCCCACTCTCCTTGTCACCGACGCCATGATGGGAAAGCGCATCTGGGTTCAGGTCGACGCGAGCCTGGACGGATTCTCGCACTCCACCGGTTACTTCATCACCGCACCGCCCAAGCTGCCCACAGCGGCCCCGATCGACGGGAACGCGGCCGACCTCGCGGAGTTCCTCACCCAGTTCGGAGGCGTCTCGCAGTCGCAGGAATCAACCGGACTGCCGGCCGGCGCGTTGAACCCGTCGAAGAACTACACGGCGAACGTGACACTCGCCGGTGACGACCTCTGGGCCGACGTCTACCTGTACCCGTCGGGCACCATCGTCGGCACCTTCCCCGTCATCAATGGGGTCGTTCAGGTCGAGTTGAGCGCCGAGGTTCTCAGCTCGCTCGGCGCCGGAGTCCACACGCTGGTCGTGACCGGTCAGTTCTTTGATGCGGCGACAAGCGTCGACATCACCATCGCCGCGGTGCTCGCCGAAACCGGCTTCAACGGACTCGTTCCGGCCGGCACAGCAGCGCTCGTGCTGCTGCTCGGTGCCGCCCTGCTGGTGGCGCGTCGCCGCCACAGCACGACGGCGTAA
- a CDS encoding SDR family NAD(P)-dependent oxidoreductase yields the protein MSSSAEADPADVGRAVAGHTVLIAGATSAAGIAVASALTAAGAHVIAVGSNAARLDALTAQVPDAITRVCDLSSWPAVTALAASLRAETGHHGTSRDGAALGFGPIDGLIHLVGGWRGGGGLAGQSDDDWDFLHRNVVTTLRNTTRAFNADLLASPAGRLAIVSATAVDKPAPGGANYASAKAAAETWTRAVGQGFAKAAATAATDSTAPPSSAAAVIFVVRSLEGLETELAENVVGLWDADAASVNNTRVRLGA from the coding sequence ATTTCCTCCTCCGCTGAGGCCGACCCTGCTGACGTTGGTCGCGCCGTCGCTGGGCACACCGTGCTCATCGCCGGGGCGACCAGCGCGGCTGGCATCGCCGTGGCCTCCGCCTTGACGGCGGCAGGGGCGCATGTCATCGCCGTCGGCTCGAACGCTGCACGCCTCGACGCGCTCACGGCTCAGGTTCCGGATGCCATCACCCGCGTCTGCGATTTGTCCTCTTGGCCCGCCGTCACGGCTCTGGCCGCGTCGTTGCGGGCCGAGACCGGCCACCACGGCACCTCCCGCGACGGCGCCGCACTCGGCTTCGGCCCCATTGACGGCCTCATCCATCTGGTCGGCGGCTGGCGTGGTGGCGGGGGCCTGGCCGGGCAAAGCGATGACGACTGGGATTTTCTGCACCGCAACGTGGTGACGACACTGCGCAACACGACGCGTGCGTTCAACGCCGATCTGCTGGCCTCTCCGGCCGGGCGACTCGCCATCGTCTCGGCGACGGCTGTCGACAAGCCGGCGCCGGGCGGGGCCAACTACGCGTCGGCGAAGGCCGCCGCCGAGACCTGGACCCGCGCCGTTGGCCAGGGCTTCGCGAAGGCCGCCGCGACCGCTGCCACTGACTCGACTGCCCCGCCATCGAGTGCGGCGGCCGTGATCTTCGTGGTGCGCTCGTTGGAGGGGCTCGAAACCGAACTCGCCGAGAACGTCGTGGGTCTGTGGGACGCGGATGCGGCATCCGTGAACAACACTCGGGTGCGCCTCGGCGCGTAG